Proteins encoded by one window of Vitis vinifera cultivar Pinot Noir 40024 chromosome 10, ASM3070453v1:
- the LOC100266883 gene encoding uncharacterized protein LOC100266883: MDAEEVLKLFDSCWFNLEIFKEQPSSSSSKSNTDQQIQEEPSKPVLSRSQTRHIRSISDQLSSATSFNPGSFSPDTILVPKLQPIFSGREIREEENSTETRAGKASPKRATLARGRRRKKGMSKSLSDLEFDELKGFIDLGFVFSEGAKDSSLVSIIPGLHRLGKKDGEEEKTVDESAVPRPYLSEAWEVLDRRKKENPLMNWRVPALSSEIDMKDNLRSWAHTVASSVR; encoded by the coding sequence ATGGACGCAGAAGAAGTGCTGAAGCTCTTTGATTCTTGCTGGTTCAACCTTGAAATCTTCAAGGAACAGCCATCTTCGTCGAGTTCTAAGTCAAACACAGATCAGCAAATTCAAGAAGAACCATCAAAACCAGTTCTCTCGCGGAGCCAAACAAGGCATATCAGGTCCATAAGTGACCAGCTGAGCTCCGCGACAAGCTTCAATCCTGGCTCTTTCTCTCCAGATACAATCCTCGTACCAAAGCTTCAACCCATCTTCTCGGGAAGAGAAATCAGAGAGGAGGAAAATTCAACCGAAACACGTGCTGGAAAAGCTTCGCCCAAAAGGGCTACGCTTGCAcgcggaagaagaagaaaaaagggtaTGAGCAAGAGTTTGTCAGACCTTGAGTTTGACGAGCTAAAAGGCTTTATAGATCTGGGGTTTGTTTTCTCAGAAGGAGCTAAGGATTCAAGCTTGGTCTCAATCATCCCCGGGCTGCATAGATTGGGGAAGAAAGatggagaagaagagaaaacagTCGACGAATCAGCAGTCCCAAGACCTTACCTTTCTGAAGCATGGGAGGTGCTCGacagaagaaagaaagagaaccCATTGATGAATTGGAGAGTTCCAGCTCTGAGCAGTGAAATAGACATGAAAGATAACCTCAGAAGCTGGGCTCACACAGTCGCATCCTCAGTGAGATGA